The stretch of DNA CGATCTCGAAGCCGCGCCCTTCGCCCAGCAGCATGTTCTCAGCCGGCACCCGCACATTCTCGAACACGAGCTCTGCATGGCCCAGCGGCGCGTGCTCATAGCCGAACACCGTGAGCGGCCGCACGATGGTCAGCCCTTTCGTGTCCATCGGCACGATGATCATCGATTGCTGCTTGTGTTTGGGCGCTGTCGGATCGTTCTTGCCCATGACGATGGCGAAGGCGCAGCGCTTGGCCATCGCACCCGTGATCCACCACTTGCGGCCGTTGATGACATAATGCTCGCCATCCCGCCGGATTTCCGTTTCGACATTCGTTGCATCCGATGAGGCAACGCGCGGCTCGGTCATCGCAAAGCATGAGCGGATCTCTGCATCAAGCAGCGGTTTGAGCCAGCGCTCCTTCTGGGCGGGCGTCCCATAGATCGCGAGGATCTCCATATTGCCCACATCTGGCGCGCTGCAATTGAAGATCTCGGGTGCCACCAGCGACCGGCCGAACACCTCGCAGATTTGACCATATTCGAAATTCGAGAGCCCGGCTCCCTCGGGCCCGTGATTATAGAACAGGTTCCACAGACCTTGGGTGCGCGCCTTCTCCTGGAGGCTCCGCATGAGCGGCTTCTGTGTCCAGCGGCTATCCTCCGGTGCAGCTTCGAGCAGCGCTTGCTCATTGGGATAGACATGCTCATCCATGAAGGCCTGCATGCGCTCGAGCAGGTCGCGGGCTTTGTCTGAGAGCTCTCCGAACATGGCAACTCCTTGGGCATGCGTTGGACGGCCGCTCACGTGGCCGCGGCGCCGATCTTTTCCCGTTTGATGATGATGCCGGCCGTCTCCCGATCCCAGGTATCGGGGGTTATGCCCGCTTCCCGCAGGCTGGCCTTCTGGATCTTTGATGTCGGCGTGCGCGGCAACGCATCGACCACCCGGACATAGCGGGGGATCATGAAATGGGCGAGCCGCGGCTTCAGGAACGCGATCAGCTCAACCGGATCGAGCGACATGCCGGCATTGAGCGCGACCACAGCCAGCACCTCATCCTCGGCGATCTCGCTTTTGACGGCCACAACCGCAGCTTCGCGAATGGCGGGATGCGCAACGAGCTCGGATTCGACCTCGAACGAGGAGATATTCTCTCCACGCCGGCGGATCGCATCCTTGAGCCTGTCGACGAAATAGTAATTGCCGTCCTGATCGCGCCGGAAGCCGTCTCCGGTATGAAACCATCCATTGCGCCAGGCGCGGGCCGTGGCCTCGGGAGCGCCTGCATAGCCGTGATTCATGGCCCAGGGACAATCGGTGCGCACCACCAGCTCGCCCACCGCACCGACTGGCACCTCGCAATCATTCTCATCCACGATGCGCACCTCGACCCCGGCGCGCGGCCGGCCGGCGCTGCCGAGCGCGGTGGGATTGGCGCCCGAGACGATCGGCATGCAAAGCTCGGTCATGTTGAAATGGGTGTAGATATCCGTGCCGAACCGCGCGTGGAATTGCGGGGCGGTATCGTTCAGCGGCACATAGGTGCAGCTGCGCAGCGTATGGTTCTTGTCATCCGGCGATGGAGGCCGCTTCAGCAGAAAGCCGCCCATCACCCCGAGCAGGATCACGGTCGTGACCTTCGCCCTGCGCACCGTCGGCCAGAAACTCTCGGTGTCGAATGCATCCACCATGGCAATCGAGCCGCCATGGGCCAGCATCGCCGTGACCGGCATCACCCCGCCGGAATGAAACAGCGGCAGGTTGATCATGTAGCGATCATCAGGCCCGAGGAAGGGGGCTGAGACTGCCATCTGATGCAGATGCAGATAGGAGGACAACACGCCCTTGGAGGGGCCGGTGGTACCAGAGGTGAAGATGATTGACTGGAGATCCCAGGGCGCGATCGGGCGCTCGAGCGCCGGCGGGGTGGCATCAGTGCTGGATAGGGCATCAGAGCTATGGACCGTAAGGCCTGCGATTTGCGCCGGCGCACCGCCAAGCACCACGGCCTCTCGTAGAGTCTTACGATCAACCGTCTCGAGCCGCGGCACGAGATCGGCGTGAACCACCGCGAGCCGCGCTTCCGAGAGCCCGATCACATGTTCCAGCAGCCCGCCGCGATAGGCGAGATTGATGGGCACGAACACGGCGCCGAGATAGTTGAGGCCGAACCAGACCCGCAGGCAATCAGCGCTATTGGGCAGCCAGACCAGCACCCTCTCGCCCTGGGCGACGCCGAGCCGGCGGAAGGCATTCGCCGTCTCGATGGTAATCTTGAGCGTTTCCCCATAGGTCCATTCGCTGCCATCAGCGAAGACCGCGAAAATCTTATCCGGCTGCTGCCGCGCCCAGTGTTCCAGCATATAACGCTGCACACAGGCCTCCCGCGGCGGCATCCGCGGATCCAAATGCTCGACCATGGCCCATCCTCCCGCCCTTTGCCGATGATCAGCTTGTCCGGTCTTTATCGTGTTGGCCGCCGCGCGAGATCTCGGCGAATAGCGGCTTCTTCGTCAGTTTCATTTCGGCGGCCACATCATCATGGATGAACTGCCGGAGCTTGGCGGCCGCGGCTGCGGCATCGGCGTCATCCTTTCGCCTCGTCGCCCAGATGAGGAGATCGGCGATCTCTCCATCGAGCCGGTCGCGCTCTGCCGCAAGCGCCGCTGATGTCGTAAGCGACGCGAGGTCGGGCCGAGCTGGTTGCGCGGCCTTTGGTGCAGCGGGCACCATCCGCAGGACCTCCTCGATGATCGCGCGCCGCCCTTCCACGCCCGCAAGCAGCGGCGCTCGCGCCCATTCGATCCGCGACGCGATATTGTTCAGAATATCGATGACGCCGATTGCCTGCCCGCGCGCATAAGAATCACTCACATGCGGGATCACGTCTTGCCGGAGCGTTGCCATCATCCCGGCGAGCAGTCTCTCAAGGGAATTGGTCATGAGCACCGCTCCACTGCGGCTTCGACCTGCAGCAGCATGCGCGGGATTTGCAGGCCCATCCCAGCCATGCGCATGTCGTCATAATCGCGCGTCTCGAAGCAATGGCTCGCGCCAAGATGCATGACCGCGAGCTTGAACGTGCCGAACGCCTCCCAATAGCGCACCGCAGCAGGATCAACGGCGATCCCGGTCAGCCTCGCATAGCGCTCGAGCAGCTCCTCGCGCGTGAGCAGATGACACATATAGGGCGAGCGCCCCCGCCAGGCCTGCAGACAGACCCAGCCGAGATCCTCGACCGGATCACCGAGATGGACGAGTTCCCAGTCGAGAATGGCGGTAATCTGGCGGTTTTGCTCGAGAAAATTGCCGATCCGGTAATCCCCGTGCACGACGCTGATCCGCGGCGCTTTGGGCGCATTGTCTCGGAACCACAGCAAGGCCCATTCGAGGATCGGGTAGCGCCGCTGCGACCACTGCCGCATGAGCCTCTCCCAAAAACCGATCTGGGCGGCGGCTGTTTCGTTGGGATCGCTCGCACCCCCGATAGCTGCAACCGGCGTTCCCGGCCAGTCGAAATTATGGAGGCTCCCCAAAGCGCCCACGAACTGCTCGGCAAGCGCGCGCCTGGTCTCTTCATCAAAGGCCGGCCCGCCATCGGCGGTCCACGGAATGGGTGCTTCCCCATCGATCCGTTCACAGATGAAGAACGGGGCACCGAACGTGTCGCCGTCATCCGAATACCAATAGACCTTTGGCACCGGCACGGCACTGTCGGCGAGGCACTTGAGCGTCAGGAACTCGGGCGAGGCCTTATAGGGGGTGAACAGCCCATTGGGTGGACCAATCCGGAGGATGAGATCGCGGGATTGCGCGCGCCCGTTCTCTCGCCACTTGGCTGAAAAGCCATAGGTGATCCAGGAGAATCCAACCGTATAGCGATGCAGGGCCCCGAGCTCGACCTCGGCGCTCAGAGACATCTGCAGGAAGGACAGAAGACGCTGCCGCAGGCCGTCGAGATCGAACGGATCGAACCGAGGGGCGGGAGAGCTGGCAGGCAAAGCATTATGAGGCATCGCGAGCCCTAGCGTCTGGTGCCGCTCCTGCCCCGCTGGTTGCGAGGCTGAACAGCATCCGCAGATCCGCGGCAAACAGGCGGATCATCTCGAGCAGCATCAGCGCGAAAGCCAGGGGCATCATGATGATGATGGGCCAGAGCGGCCAGAAATCCGTACCGACCTGCATGGTGCGATGGGTTTTTATGCTGCTCCAGACGAAGCCTGTGACGTACCAGAGCACGATCGCGTAGATCCCGATTTCAACGGCCAGCACCAGGGCTGAGACAGCGGCCCGCCGTCGGGGCGGTGCCGACTCGGAAAAGGTTTCGAGCCGCGGGAACGTGCCCTCCCGGTGCGCCATGGGCAGTGCCCAGAAAACGAGGAGCGGAAAGATGACGCGTTCGACGATGTTATAGGCACCGGGGATCAGATCCGCATGCAGAACATATCGCCCGAACACGCTGATTACCGTGATCAGCATCATGAGGAATAGGCACAGCCCGGCGCCGATCGAGGCCATGCCCCACTCGAAGTCCCAAATGGCTTTCCAGAAGCGCATGCGACACCTCAATTGAGATGGCTGGGGAGCCAAGTGGCGAGCCCCGGAAAGATCATCATCGCGAGGGTGACCACAATGGCGGCGGCGGTGGAGAAGACCATCGCCGGCTTGAACACGGGGCCGACAGGCACTCGCGCCGCACTTGCCGCTGAAAAAGCCACAAGTCCCACCGGTGGCGTGAGCAGCCCGAGAGAGATCATGAAGCAGGCCATGACCCCGAACCAGATGAGATCAATCTGCGCTGCTTCGACCATCGGCAGAATGATCGGCACCGCAAGCACGATGACGGTCACTTCTTCAAGGAACATGCCCGCCGCGAAAATGCCGACCATCAGCACCACGACCAGCAGGTTCGGCTGCTCGACCAGTGGCGCGGCAAGGGCGAGCAGTTCCGTAGGCAATCGCGAGAAGGACAGGAAGCGTGAAAAGATCTGCGCCCCGATCAATAGGATCAGCAGCATCGCGGTCACTTTGACGGAGTCCGTGAGCGCGTCCATGATCTCGCGCATGCCGACGCGCCGCATGGCAACCATACCGACAAAGGCGGCGAAGGCGCCAAGCGCCCCAGCCTCGCCCACAGTGACGATGCCGCCATAGATGCCGCCGAAGACGACGAACATCAGTCCAATGACAAAGATGAACGCGTTGATTGACCGTCGCGTCGATGCGGGATCTTGCTCAACCTCGCCGGCGATGCCGTCGACCGCGCCGGGCTCGACTTCGCCAAAGAGGCGCAGGCAAACGATATAGATAAGGATGCACAGAATGCCTGGTCCGATCGAGCCGATGAAGAGATGGCCGATGGGAATGGTGGTGAGCGAGCCATAGATCATGATCAGCAGGCTCGGCGGGATGATCACTGATAATGAGCCTGAGATCGCCGCGAGCCCGATCGAGAACCGTCGGGTATAGCCGACCCGTTCGAGCTCCGGGCCCGCCAGCGTTGCAAGCGCCGCGGCACTGGCCGTGCCTGACCCCGAGACCGCGCCGAGAAGTCCGCCAGTGATCAGCGTCGCCACGCCAAGAGGAAAGCGGCGATAGCCGGCGATCCGGTGCCCGACCCGGAAGAGGTCGACGATGACGCCCCCTTTGAGCAGAAGCTGCGCCATGAGCAGATATAGCGGAATGATGGAGAGCGTGTAGGTCGAGGCCGTATAGAACACGTCCTGGCCGATAATGCCGGTCAGAACCCTCGGTCCCGCCCAGAGCACGATCCCGACGATGCCTGCGCCGAGAAGAACGGTGGCAACCGCCTGGCCCAGAACGAGGAATATGACGAACCAGAATGCGACGAGCCAAATCGTCAAGCTCTGTGACATGACAGGTAAGGCCTAAGCTGGAAGCGACAGGTCAGTAGACAAGGCGGAGGCCGACCTCCGCCTTCTGGTTCAGAGCCCGAGATATTCGGCAACGCCCTCGGGCAGCTTGCCGCCCTGCTCGACAATGAACTGGGCATAGAGCTTCGCGGTATCCCGTGCCGGATGGCCCGCAGCTTCCGTCTTCTCGATCCAGGCCCGCCAGGTTTCCGCCGAGGCTTTCGCGATATGGTCCTGCATCGCTTTCGACAGTTGCGAAATCGGCGTGAACTGGCCGCCATGCTCGGCGGTGGACTTCTTCTTCACGACCTCCACATTGTCTTCCCACGCCTTGGCATTCTCCAGGGCGATTCGCCGCGCGGTCTCGTCGAACAGCTTCTTCTGCTCGTCCGTCAACCTGTCCCAGGCATCATTGCTGACGGCGAGATAGCTCTCCCAATGACCGATCGACACATCGGTGATGCTATGCCGGAGAAGCTGGTCGATCGAATAGGACGGCCAGTCAGAAATCGCGATGATGACGCCCTCGATCGTGCCGCGCGACAGCGCCTCATAGGCTTGCGGTCCCGGCAGCGTCACTGGGGTTGCGCCGAGCTTCTCAAGAACGATCGTGTGCAGCGCCGCGCCGGCCCTGAGCGGCACGCCCTTGAAATCCTCCGGCTCCTTCAGAACCTTTGAAACGGTCGAGATGGAATAGGGCGCAGTGGCGCCGAGCGCCCAGGCGCGGATGCCCTTATCCCCAATCTCATACTCGTAGAAGGTCTTGCCATTGCTGAGCTTGACGTCGGAATCGAGCAGCTTTTGGAAAGCCTTGGTCACCATGGGCGAGTTGGTCCCATAGACCGGGAGCTGCGTGACGTCGGACAAGGGAAAGCGTCCCTCGTGATAGGGCGCGAGCAGCGGTGCGGCAATGTCGATCGTGCCACTGGTCAGCCCGTCAAGCTCGCGGCCGGCCGAGGTGAGCTCGCCGGAATAGAAGCGGGTGAGGGTGATCTCACCCTTGGAATCGCGCTCGATCGCATCTGCAAAGGGATTCATATGATAGGCCACCCACGCATGGGGCTGGCCGAGACCTGTGGAAATGATGAGTGTTTCCGCGGCGGCGGCAAGCGGTGCAAGGGCGATGACCCCTGCCGCGGCGCCCGCGAGCAGGTTACGCAATTTGGCAAGCATCAATTCTTCCTCCCATCCGATGCCGGCGGAGGCTTGCTTTGCCCGCTGTCTCGCGGTGAAGGCCGTTGACGGCCTCGCATTCTAACGCACCCCCGGGTGGGCCGGCATCATGGCCATCACGCTAAGTGGAATCGACGATGATGTAAATGAAAATGAACCATGGCTCATAATTCAATTTTATTGACAGGATCAGGCACCTTCACTAGCGTGCGCGGCGAAATGGAGAGAAGGCAGATGGCAGCGGCCGCTATCCCCGGCGCGACAGGGGAGGTGGTTTCGGAAACCCCGCGGCGCAGTCGGCGTGCCGAGAAGGCGGAGGCCACGAGAGCCCGCCTATTTGCGGCCGCAATCGAAGTGGTCGGCGAGCACGGTTATGCCGGCACCTCCGTCGCCCTGATAACCCAGCGCGCCAAGGTCGCCCAGGGCACCTTCTATAACTATTTCACCTCGCGCCAGGACTTGCTGGATCAGCTGCTACCCTCGATCAGCGTGAAACTGCTGGAGCATGTCCGCAAGAAGGTGCTCGCCGCCGAGGACAGCCCCGTTGCCCGCGAATACGCGCGCATCACCGGCTTTTTTGAGTTTCTCGAGCAGACACCGCACCTCTTCAAGATGCTGCACGAAGGCGCGATCCAGGCACCCGAAGGGTTCCGCCGCCATGTCAGCCTGCAGATCGAGAATTATAAGCGGGCGCTCGAATATGAGCGACGACGGGGCTTCCTCAAGGTTTCCGGCCGCGAGGAGATCGACGCCCTGACCCAGATGCTGATGGGCGCGCGCGATTATCTGAGCGCCCGGTTCTGCGTTCGCGACGGCGAGATCGTCCAGCCGCCGTCCCATGTCATCGAAACCTATATGCGTTTCGTCGTGAGCGGCATGTTCGTGGAGCCGGAAGCCACGGCGGATTAGCCGGTTATGGCATCATGGGCGATGGTGAGCTCGGCAACGCCGGCTCGAAGCGCCTTGCCCGTTGCCCCGACCGGCAGCGCTTCCACGATGCGGATGACATCCGGCACCTTGAAGCGCTCGATCCGGGCCGCCAGCCATTCGCGCAAGACCTGCTCATTGGCCTCACAGCCCTCTCGCAGCACCACTACCGCATGCAGGGCTTCACCAAGTCTTGCATCTGCGACACCCGCACACAGCGCCGCAGCGACAGACGGGTGCCGCATCAGCCAGCCATCGATCTCGGCCGGGGCGATCTTGTTGCCGGCGCGCGAGACGATGTCTTTCGAGCGGCCGACGATCTCAACCAGGCCATCGGGCCTGACCCGGGCAAGGTCGCCCGTGCGGAAATACCCATCGTCGAAGGACTTGGCGGTGAGCACGGGATCATCCAGATAGCCGGCCATGCCGAATGGCGTGCGGATCAACAATTCACCGACACCATCGGGCAGACTGTCATCATAGCGATCGATGCGGAAGCTGACCGAGCCCGTCGGCCGCCCGATCGAGCCAAGACCTGCCACGCGCTCTTCCGGCCTCAGGCAGAAATCGCACGATCCCGTCTCGGTGAGCCCATAGAGGTCGAACACACCCGCATTCGGAAAGGCCGCAACGAGCTTGTCGGAAAGGCCGGCCCCCAGCATTTCGCCACCCGTGAGCACCATGCGCAGCCCGGCCGCAGGTTGAAATATGTCCGCAGAAAACAGCGTGCGGAACATGGCAGGCACCCCGGCAAACACGCTGAGATCGCCAAGAACCGGCCTTAGGGTCTCGGGGGCGAACTTGCTGATGAGAATGAGGCGCGATTGGTTCATGAGGGCCAGCAGCGCGACCCAGATCCCGAAGATGAAGGTGAGCTGCAGGGGCAGCAACACCGTGTCCCGTGGTGAAAGCCCGAGAAGCTCATTGAGCACCGCGAGTTTCTTCGCAAAGGGCTCATGTCCGATCACCACCCCCTTGGGCTGTCCCGTCGAGCCCGAGGTGAAGATGATCAGCGCCGCATCGCGAAGCAGGGGCCGAACGGGCGGCACCGCATCCGAAAGAATTGTGAGCTTGCCGTCATCGATCGCGAACCGGCAGCCGGTGCGCGAGAACACGGTGTGAACCGTTGCCTCAGCCGCATTGCGATGCACGGGCACGGCCACGGCACCCGCACGCCAGACCGCAAGCAGTCCTGCGAGATCCGCCGGCCGATTGCCGATCCTGACCGCGACAGGCTCATCTGCGACAACACCGGCCTCACCGAGCTGACCGGCCATTGTCTCCGCCATCCCAAGCAGGCTTGCCGCTGCGGTTGAGCCACCAGCCCCATCGGCGATCCCATGGGGATAGGTCGCGAGCGCATCCCCGAGGAGCTTGGCGAGCGCCCGTGTCACGGCATCCGCTCCGGGAAGCGCGCATCCCGCCAGGCAAGCGCCGCCTTGAGACCCTTCTCCCGCGCAATGTCCATGAAGGCGATCTTGTCCGGCGAGCCGCCCCCCTCAATGGCGAGATCGATGTCGAGCGCGCTTTCCAGGGCTTCGAGCATGCCCTGGGCCTCGATTGCCCGGTTGAGCGCGCGCTTGGTCTGCTTCACCAGCTCCGGATCGATCGCCGCGAGATGGCGGCCCATCCGCGTGACGGTCTCATCCAGCGCGTCATCGGCGGTCACACGATTGATCATCCCTATGGCGAGCGCTCGCTCGGCGCTCACCCGATCTTCCCCGAGAAGGATGATCTCTTTGGCAATCTTTGGCCCCACGATCCAGGGCAGCAGCATCACCACGATCCCGGCGCCGAACCGCAGCTCCGGCTCACCGAAAAACGCATCGGGCGTGGCAACCGTCATGTCGCAGGCGAGCGCAAGCTCGCACGCCCCGGCAAGGCAAGGACCCCGCACCGCCGCAATGGTCGGCTTCGGGCAGTGCCAGAATCGCATCACCGTGTCGAAATCCTTGCGCAAGAGCGGCCGCCACTGCGCGACCCCGGTCGGGCGCCGCTCCATCTGCTCCTTGAGATCAAAGCCGGAGGAGAAGGCCTTGCCCGCGCCCTGAACCACGATCGCCCGCACACCCTCGTCGACTTCGGCCTCGTCCATCGCCGCGCAGATCTCGCTCAGCATCGTCTGATTGAGCGCATTCGTGCGCTCCGGGCGATTGAGTGTGATCCGCGCGACCCCGTCGACGGTCTCATAGAGGATGGTCGAAAACGCCATGCTTGTTCTCCCAGGTGTTCTCATCGCGACTTTACCGACGTCCTCCGGCCATGACATAGGCCTCAGGCGACCGCCGCAGGCCGGCCATGGCCGCGGCGCCGAGAAACGGGCCGACCGCCAGCACCGAAAATGCGAAATGCCAGCCGATCGCGTCAACCACATAGGGCATCAGGTGAATGCTGGCGAGCGTGATGAGATAGCCGATACAAGTCTGAACCGTGAGCATGGTGCCCACGAAGCATTTATTACTGAGCTCGGCAACAGCAGCGGAGAATTGCGCCGAATCGGAGACGATGGTGACGCCCCATAGAAGGGCGACGGCGAGAGTCAACGCAGCCGGGCCACCATAGGTGAAGCCGATGAGCATGGCGCAGCTGCCGCTGACGAGCATGGAGGCGATTGTCACGAATGTCCGGCCCATGCGGTCGGCAAGCAAGCCGCCCCCCAAGGCGCCAAGCGCACCGACGCCCACCACGAGAAAGGCTGCAAATCGCGCATCCAGCGGCGGAGTGCTGCCATAGCGCTCCGTGAAGCTTGCCGCCAGAAACACCCCGATCCAGGCCCACATGGCATAGAGTTCCCACATATGCCCGAAATAGCCGAGATTGGCGCAGCGCAGAGACCGGTCGCGCAAGGCGGTGAGTGCCACATCGAACTGGAAATGCTGGGTTGGAGCGACATTCGGCCCGGTCTTCGCAAACAGGATCAAAATGCTCGCGGCAAGACAGCCAAACGCGGCGGCCGCGATCGGCCATTGCCATCCGACGCCGCCGAATACCGCAATCGCATGCGGTGAGGCTGAACCGATCGTGAGCGCGGCAACGAGCAGGCCGATGAGCAGTCCGAGATCACCCTTGGCCCAGCTGCTCGCGAGCTTCATGCCCACGGGATAAACGCCGGCCATGCACATGCCGGTGATGAAGCGCAGGAAGGGGACGGCAAGCGAGGCGGGCTCGAAGGCGAGCATCGCGAGATTGGCGAGAGCGGCCGTGAATGCCGAGATTGAGAAGAGCCGCCGCGTATCGAACCGGTCGGCGAGCACGAGCAGCGCGCTGGCGAGCGTTCCCGCCACGAAGCCCGCCTGAACCGAGCTTGTGAGCAGGGCCTGCTGGAAATGCGAGAGTGCTGCGCGTGCGGTAAGGTCGGCTAGCGATGCGGTCGTGGCGAACCAGGCCGACATCGCAGCCACTTCGCTGATGAGGAGAAGTGTGAGCGAGGCCCGCTTGCTCCGGCCGGTGTGGAGGGGAGTGTCCATGGCAGTCGGCCGGTGCTGATCGTCTGTTTACTGAGACGATGCCTTTTTCAGCAGCGGGCAGGGGCTCTGGTCGAGCGGCCGGAAGGCCTCGTCACCCGGAATGGTCGCGACCACCTTGTAATAGTCGTAAGGCGCTTTCGATTCGGCCGGTGACTTGACCTGGACCAGATACATGTCGTGGATCGTCCGGCCATCCTCGCGGATCGAGCCTTTGCCGAACAGGGCATCTTCCGTCGGCATCGACTTCATCTGGGCAACCACCGCTGCACCGTCCCGCGCCTTCTCCTTGTCCATGGCCGCAATCGCCTTCATCCAGTGCAGCATGGAGGCATAGGTGCCGGCCTGGTTCATGGTCGGAAACTTGCCGTCATTCTGCGCGGCGAAAGCCTTGCCGAACGCCCGCGTCCCGTCATTCAGGTCCCAGTAGAAGGCGGTGGTCAGCATCAGACCCTGGGCGATATCGAGCCCGAGCGCATGAATGTCCGAGATGAAGGACAAGAGGCTCACGAGCTTCTGGCCGCCCGTGGTGATGCCGAATTCCGACGCTTGCTTGACGGAGTTGATTGTATCGCCGCCCGAATTGGCGAGCGCGATCACCTGTGCGCCGCTGCCCTGCGCCTGCAGCAGGAAGGACGAGAAGTCCTGAGTCTGGAACGGCGCGAGCGTATGCCCGACCACCTCGCCCCCATTGGCTTTCACCACTTCGGCCGCATCGCGCTCGAGCGCATGGCCGAAGGCATAGTCGGCAGTCAGGAAATACCAGCTCTTCTGCCCCTGATTAATCATCGCGCGCGCCGTGCCATTGGCGAGCGCCCAGGTGTCATAGGTCCAATGCACGGTATTCGGCGTGCAGGCCTTGCCGGTGAGATCCGAGGTACCGGCGCTCGCCACCAGGAAGACCTTGTTCTTCTCGCGCGTGATTTCGGCAACGGCGAGCGCGACCGACGAGGTCGGCACGTCCACGACCGCATCCACATGCTCGATATCGTACCAGCGGCGCACGATACCAGAGCCGATATCCGGCTTGTTCTGATGGTCCGCGGCAACCACCTCGACCTTGAACCCGTGCTTTTCCGGTTGGAAGTCCTTGACTGCCATATTGGCGGCGACCACCGCCCCTGGCCCGGCGATATCGGCATAAAGGCCGGATTGGTCGTTCAATACCCCGATACGGAAGACCGGCAGCTCCTCGGCCATGGCACTCGTCATGCCACCGAGCAGGATGGCTGCAATCAGGCCCAATCTCATGATCTCTCTCCCTAAGGAGTTTCCCCCAGGCGGCTCTCCGGCCGCTGTCTTATCTATGGCATCCTTAATTCTGATATTTGTCAAACAAATATTTTCCATTTGATCTTGCTCCTCCGGTTTGAGAAGAAGGCGCAGAGGATAGAGATGAACCCTTCGCGCGCCCAGTATGGACAGATCGTCACCCGCAGCGCGGCGAGTCAGATCGCCGATCGCCTGGAGCAGGAAATTCTGGAAGGGCGCCTGAAGGTTGATGACCGGCTGCCCA from Rhodoligotrophos sp. CJ14 encodes:
- a CDS encoding class I adenylate-forming enzyme family protein; this translates as MTRALAKLLGDALATYPHGIADGAGGSTAAASLLGMAETMAGQLGEAGVVADEPVAVRIGNRPADLAGLLAVWRAGAVAVPVHRNAAEATVHTVFSRTGCRFAIDDGKLTILSDAVPPVRPLLRDAALIIFTSGSTGQPKGVVIGHEPFAKKLAVLNELLGLSPRDTVLLPLQLTFIFGIWVALLALMNQSRLILISKFAPETLRPVLGDLSVFAGVPAMFRTLFSADIFQPAAGLRMVLTGGEMLGAGLSDKLVAAFPNAGVFDLYGLTETGSCDFCLRPEERVAGLGSIGRPTGSVSFRIDRYDDSLPDGVGELLIRTPFGMAGYLDDPVLTAKSFDDGYFRTGDLARVRPDGLVEIVGRSKDIVSRAGNKIAPAEIDGWLMRHPSVAAALCAGVADARLGEALHAVVVLREGCEANEQVLREWLAARIERFKVPDVIRIVEALPVGATGKALRAGVAELTIAHDAITG
- a CDS encoding enoyl-CoA hydratase/isomerase family protein → MAFSTILYETVDGVARITLNRPERTNALNQTMLSEICAAMDEAEVDEGVRAIVVQGAGKAFSSGFDLKEQMERRPTGVAQWRPLLRKDFDTVMRFWHCPKPTIAAVRGPCLAGACELALACDMTVATPDAFFGEPELRFGAGIVVMLLPWIVGPKIAKEIILLGEDRVSAERALAIGMINRVTADDALDETVTRMGRHLAAIDPELVKQTKRALNRAIEAQGMLEALESALDIDLAIEGGGSPDKIAFMDIAREKGLKAALAWRDARFPERMP
- a CDS encoding MFS transporter, whose amino-acid sequence is MDTPLHTGRSKRASLTLLLISEVAAMSAWFATTASLADLTARAALSHFQQALLTSSVQAGFVAGTLASALLVLADRFDTRRLFSISAFTAALANLAMLAFEPASLAVPFLRFITGMCMAGVYPVGMKLASSWAKGDLGLLIGLLVAALTIGSASPHAIAVFGGVGWQWPIAAAAFGCLAASILILFAKTGPNVAPTQHFQFDVALTALRDRSLRCANLGYFGHMWELYAMWAWIGVFLAASFTERYGSTPPLDARFAAFLVVGVGALGALGGGLLADRMGRTFVTIASMLVSGSCAMLIGFTYGGPAALTLAVALLWGVTIVSDSAQFSAAVAELSNKCFVGTMLTVQTCIGYLITLASIHLMPYVVDAIGWHFAFSVLAVGPFLGAAAMAGLRRSPEAYVMAGGRR
- a CDS encoding ABC transporter substrate-binding protein, with the protein product MRLGLIAAILLGGMTSAMAEELPVFRIGVLNDQSGLYADIAGPGAVVAANMAVKDFQPEKHGFKVEVVAADHQNKPDIGSGIVRRWYDIEHVDAVVDVPTSSVALAVAEITREKNKVFLVASAGTSDLTGKACTPNTVHWTYDTWALANGTARAMINQGQKSWYFLTADYAFGHALERDAAEVVKANGGEVVGHTLAPFQTQDFSSFLLQAQGSGAQVIALANSGGDTINSVKQASEFGITTGGQKLVSLLSFISDIHALGLDIAQGLMLTTAFYWDLNDGTRAFGKAFAAQNDGKFPTMNQAGTYASMLHWMKAIAAMDKEKARDGAAVVAQMKSMPTEDALFGKGSIREDGRTIHDMYLVQVKSPAESKAPYDYYKVVATIPGDEAFRPLDQSPCPLLKKASSQ